A single window of Acidobacteriota bacterium DNA harbors:
- a CDS encoding class I SAM-dependent methyltransferase, whose protein sequence is MVRLQRGITAEQDGRIRRPAPAPPLTPSEEKEIAYYSGIRRAHGDTGFFDLLTAKANFIRVFQLLADRLDLQPGQTVLEIGAGQGWASCLAKRRQPDCHVVAADIARDALLYAAAYEQLLGVRIDELWECSVRALPFADAQFHRIFAFASLHHFGERHDYGGILAEVLRLLAPGGRAVFLYENWAPGWAIGWIRRRARRQMRDAVDEDVLHLGHLRDAGRRLGGRLEVEFWPNPGFRESAAAAAYMAVLNRCRFLASILPGTVNVTLTLPAAP, encoded by the coding sequence ATGGTCCGGTTGCAGCGCGGTATCACGGCGGAACAGGACGGGCGGATCCGGCGCCCGGCTCCCGCGCCGCCCCTGACGCCGTCGGAGGAAAAGGAGATCGCCTACTACAGCGGCATCCGCCGCGCGCACGGCGACACCGGCTTCTTTGACCTGCTGACGGCCAAGGCCAACTTCATCCGCGTCTTCCAACTCCTCGCCGATCGGCTTGATCTCCAACCGGGTCAGACGGTCCTCGAAATCGGCGCCGGCCAGGGCTGGGCCAGCTGCCTGGCCAAACGCCGGCAGCCGGACTGCCACGTCGTCGCCGCCGATATCGCCCGCGACGCCCTGCTCTACGCCGCGGCATACGAGCAACTCCTCGGCGTGCGCATCGACGAGCTTTGGGAGTGCTCCGTGCGCGCGCTCCCCTTCGCCGACGCCCAGTTCCACCGCATCTTCGCCTTCGCCTCGCTCCACCACTTCGGCGAGCGGCACGACTACGGCGGGATCCTGGCCGAGGTGCTGCGCCTGCTCGCACCCGGCGGCCGCGCGGTGTTCCTGTACGAGAACTGGGCGCCCGGCTGGGCCATCGGCTGGATCCGCCGGCGGGCCCGCCGCCAGATGCGGGACGCCGTGGACGAGGATGTGCTCCATCTGGGGCATCTCCGCGACGCCGGCCGTCGGCTGGGCGGTCGCCTGGAGGTGGAGTTCTGGCCCAACCCGGGCTTCCGCGAATCGGCGGCGGCCGCCGCCTATATGGCCGTGCTGAACCGCTGTCGCTTCCTCGCGTCGATACTGCCGGGCACCGTCAACGTCACCCTTACCCTGCCCGCCGCCCCGTAA
- a CDS encoding DUF3857 domain-containing protein produces MKRIIIMTLLAAALLLPALAQAAAEVIEEHVTFTIAADGAVQRHVRQKVQVHDAVAFGRWGEWFHTYNPDLEEIRIIRSVTTQADGTAVPTPDNGILDQGVFAVQNAPDFTHLREKMVSHTGLEPGCTIDFEYVIADRRPFRTAVYESMAGYYPIRRKTVTVAGRLPAPVRTHGLARGAGRNAFTVTDVPPLLQDNHFTAAADTPFVYLELRSPLAAARAAIAAQSRDGLPDLLAELKLGPDALPGEILTRLRHLLNERLAPVALNAERTAYTLRALPAVWRSGYATPLESAALAAAVLDHYRVEHQVAALAEIVDGQPLLDDPGWAVLTPNGPVCPASLPADGRVPVALDGRVLAEPAPTVVELWIDLTESEGGALEGPALLAVDHPPAAAALARLLPLAGAKASGVETTHATPQRVVQTGTVTAALADDRLTLTDALADYLQLPALVAAAERCTRLSLPAPVRVRMHLTVRTLKARRWVTAPPQTVANAAGSSRWAWTAGDDRLELSAQLDLKATRFERPAMAELQALLAPLLAASHKVAFAEAP; encoded by the coding sequence ATGAAACGCATCATCATCATGACCCTGCTCGCCGCCGCGCTGCTCCTGCCGGCGCTGGCCCAGGCCGCGGCGGAAGTGATCGAAGAGCACGTGACCTTCACCATCGCCGCCGACGGCGCCGTGCAGCGCCACGTCCGCCAGAAGGTCCAGGTCCACGACGCCGTGGCGTTCGGCCGTTGGGGCGAGTGGTTCCACACCTACAATCCCGACCTGGAGGAGATCCGGATCATCCGCTCGGTGACGACCCAGGCCGACGGCACCGCCGTGCCCACCCCCGACAACGGCATCCTGGACCAGGGCGTCTTCGCCGTCCAGAACGCCCCCGACTTCACCCATCTGCGGGAGAAGATGGTCTCCCACACCGGACTCGAACCCGGCTGCACGATCGATTTCGAATACGTCATCGCCGACCGGCGGCCGTTCCGCACGGCCGTATACGAAAGCATGGCCGGCTACTACCCCATCCGCCGGAAAACCGTGACCGTCGCGGGCCGTCTGCCGGCCCCGGTCCGGACCCACGGCCTGGCGCGCGGCGCCGGCCGCAACGCCTTCACGGTGACCGACGTCCCGCCGCTGCTTCAGGACAACCACTTCACCGCGGCGGCGGATACGCCGTTCGTCTACCTCGAGCTGCGCAGCCCGCTGGCCGCCGCGCGCGCGGCCATCGCGGCCCAGTCGCGTGACGGACTGCCCGACCTGCTTGCCGAGCTGAAGCTGGGCCCCGACGCCCTGCCCGGCGAGATCCTGACGCGCCTCCGCCACCTGCTGAACGAGCGACTGGCGCCGGTGGCGCTGAACGCGGAGCGCACCGCCTATACCCTGCGGGCGCTGCCGGCCGTCTGGCGGTCGGGCTACGCCACGCCGCTGGAGTCGGCCGCCCTGGCCGCCGCGGTACTGGACCACTACCGCGTGGAACACCAGGTGGCGGCGCTCGCCGAAATCGTCGACGGCCAGCCGCTGCTCGACGATCCCGGCTGGGCCGTGCTGACACCGAACGGGCCGGTCTGCCCGGCCAGCCTGCCGGCGGACGGGCGAGTCCCGGTGGCCCTCGACGGCCGGGTTCTTGCCGAGCCCGCTCCGACGGTAGTGGAGCTCTGGATTGACCTGACGGAATCCGAAGGCGGCGCACTGGAGGGCCCCGCCCTGCTGGCCGTGGACCATCCGCCCGCAGCGGCGGCACTGGCCCGCCTGCTCCCATTGGCCGGCGCCAAGGCGTCCGGCGTCGAGACCACACACGCCACGCCCCAGCGCGTGGTCCAGACGGGGACGGTGACCGCCGCGCTGGCGGACGACCGGCTGACCCTGACCGACGCCCTGGCCGATTACCTCCAACTGCCGGCGCTCGTCGCCGCGGCGGAGCGCTGCACGCGGCTCAGCCTGCCGGCACCCGTGCGCGTCCGGATGCACCTCACGGTGCGGACGCTGAAAGCCCGCCGCTGGGTGACGGCGCCGCCCCAGACGGTGGCCAACGCCGCCGGCTCCAGCCGCTGGGCCTGGACGGCCGGCGACGACCGCCTGGAGCTCTCCGCGCAGCTCGACCTGAAGGCCACCCGGTTCGAGCGACCGGCGATGGCCGAACTGCAGGCCCTGCTGGCGCCGCTGCTGGCCGCCAGCCACAAGGTCGCCTTCGCCGAGGCCCCCTGA
- a CDS encoding sulfurtransferase, which produces MDAIIQFLLQHGYLFLFLLVFVEQLGLPVSALPGLLAMGALAAGDRFSFAGALAAAFAGSVIADTGWYLLGRWRGHAVIRLLCRIALEPDTCVRRTLGAFDRLGAWTLAVAKFLPGLSLIAPPLAGASRMSPLVFQIGNGAGIILWAGGWMVLGCLFHTQLEVLARWGLRLGAFLIVLLAVPLAVYVILKFRHRRRFLRTIHRARIGVDELALMLASADPPAVIDLRHPDEIAADGGILPGAHRIPAAELERRRGEIPSDRDVVLYCNCPREASSAAMALKLHRLGFPRARPLAGGLDAWRASGRPVDPAEPPTSI; this is translated from the coding sequence ATGGACGCGATCATCCAGTTCCTGCTGCAGCACGGTTACCTCTTCCTGTTCCTCCTGGTGTTCGTGGAGCAGCTGGGCCTGCCCGTGTCCGCTCTGCCGGGCCTGCTGGCCATGGGCGCGCTGGCTGCCGGCGACCGCTTTTCTTTCGCGGGGGCGCTGGCCGCCGCCTTCGCCGGATCGGTGATCGCCGACACCGGCTGGTACCTGCTGGGGCGCTGGCGGGGTCACGCGGTGATCCGGCTGCTCTGCCGGATCGCGCTGGAACCGGACACCTGCGTGCGGCGCACCCTGGGCGCGTTCGACCGGCTGGGGGCGTGGACGCTGGCGGTGGCCAAGTTCCTGCCCGGCCTGAGCCTCATCGCTCCGCCGCTTGCCGGCGCCAGCCGAATGAGTCCGCTGGTGTTCCAGATCGGCAACGGAGCCGGGATCATCCTCTGGGCCGGCGGCTGGATGGTGCTGGGCTGCCTGTTCCACACCCAGCTCGAGGTGCTGGCCCGCTGGGGCCTGCGCCTGGGCGCCTTCCTCATCGTTCTGTTGGCCGTCCCGCTGGCCGTGTATGTGATTTTGAAATTCCGGCACCGGCGGCGATTTCTGCGCACGATTCACCGGGCCCGGATCGGCGTCGACGAGCTGGCACTGATGCTGGCGAGCGCCGATCCGCCCGCGGTCATCGATCTGCGCCACCCCGACGAGATCGCCGCCGACGGAGGGATCCTGCCCGGCGCCCACCGGATCCCGGCCGCCGAGCTGGAACGCCGCCGCGGGGAGATCCCGTCCGACCGGGATGTGGTGTTGTACTGCAACTGCCCCCGTGAGGCGTCGAGCGCCGCCATGGCCCTGAAGCTGCATCGATTGGGTTTCCCCCGCGCCCGACCGCTGGCGGGCGGCCTGGATGCCTGGCGGGCGTCCGGCCGGCCCGTGGATCCCGCCGAACCCCCGACCTCCATTTAA
- a CDS encoding tetratricopeptide repeat protein, whose product MPYTGAVNGAPDPAATAASRNDRSALATAAAVFLIGAFILYWPALQAPFLFDDLYLVFDNRPILSLGNLPAMLHHNRPLVILSYAINYAWGGYAPLGYHAVQVALHGLNAWLVAMVFLVLARRWGGAAGAAPATLWWALGAGAVFLANPLLSMAVVLVSARSELLCAGFYLLGLILYLRQRDRPAGIGWLGVTAAYLAAGLSKEMAVTFPAVCLLIALLDGRTLRQTWREEKKLWLALAVVTAALLLKVLQFDWGETVGGGGLPFTRWEYFLTQVTLVARQVGVFLLPLPAWLCADPDYPAVRSLLDPRLLASLVFWAAALAGLVWAWRRRRRLVVLAGVMYPLAGAPTSSIIPIADPLMEYRIYVPAVFLALLIAGLAWPADAALRGDRRDRWWTAAGAVVLGLLVLGFAGLLQARLPAYRSPLAFWSDTAAKAPDKPRPNYNLAVVQMRQGRLEKAVAGFRRVLALEPGNTDALLQLGDIARDRGDYAAAQGLYEQVLRRQPKSGVVANRMAYLAIQTGRYDEAFALLAQFPQVSKDAGYYLNLAIYFSRTGQLDRAAAMYRQVLELEPHNPVAWTNLGNVYQRSGRPTQAGECYRRALSLEPNYHLAHFNLALLCARLGELDRAQASLRTVLALNPGFAAAELELGNVLASGRRYIQAEGHYRRFLERQPNHAEGWRRLGLVLDELGRTDEAAQCRKRAERLDGPSPAR is encoded by the coding sequence ATGCCCTATACTGGTGCCGTGAATGGAGCGCCCGACCCAGCCGCAACCGCCGCCTCCCGGAACGACCGGTCCGCCCTGGCCACCGCCGCCGCGGTCTTCCTGATCGGAGCGTTCATCCTCTACTGGCCGGCCCTGCAAGCTCCCTTCCTGTTCGATGACCTGTATCTCGTGTTTGACAACCGGCCGATTCTGAGCCTGGGCAACCTACCCGCCATGCTCCACCACAACCGCCCCCTCGTCATCCTGTCGTATGCGATCAACTACGCCTGGGGCGGCTACGCGCCGCTCGGGTATCACGCCGTGCAGGTGGCTCTCCACGGGCTCAACGCCTGGCTGGTGGCGATGGTGTTCCTGGTGCTGGCGCGCCGCTGGGGAGGCGCGGCGGGCGCGGCCCCGGCGACGCTCTGGTGGGCTCTGGGAGCCGGTGCGGTGTTCCTAGCCAACCCGCTGCTGTCCATGGCGGTGGTGCTGGTGTCGGCGCGGTCGGAACTCCTCTGCGCCGGCTTCTACCTGCTGGGATTGATCCTGTACCTGCGGCAACGGGACCGACCCGCGGGGATCGGCTGGCTGGGGGTGACGGCGGCCTACCTGGCGGCCGGCTTGTCGAAGGAGATGGCGGTCACGTTTCCGGCCGTCTGCCTGCTGATCGCGCTGCTGGATGGACGCACGCTCCGTCAGACCTGGCGGGAGGAGAAGAAGCTCTGGCTGGCGCTTGCCGTGGTCACGGCGGCGCTGCTCCTGAAGGTGCTCCAGTTCGACTGGGGCGAGACCGTGGGAGGTGGCGGGCTCCCCTTCACCCGGTGGGAGTACTTTCTGACCCAGGTTACCCTCGTGGCGCGCCAGGTGGGTGTGTTCCTTCTGCCGCTACCGGCCTGGCTCTGTGCCGACCCGGACTACCCGGCCGTCCGGAGCCTGCTGGACCCGCGCCTCCTGGCGAGCCTGGTGTTCTGGGCCGCCGCGCTGGCCGGCCTGGTCTGGGCGTGGCGCCGCCGCCGCCGGCTGGTGGTGCTGGCCGGCGTCATGTACCCGCTGGCCGGCGCGCCCACGTCCAGCATCATTCCCATCGCGGATCCGTTGATGGAGTACCGGATCTATGTGCCCGCCGTGTTCCTGGCCCTGCTGATCGCCGGCCTGGCCTGGCCGGCGGACGCGGCGCTGCGCGGCGATCGCCGGGACCGGTGGTGGACGGCGGCGGGCGCCGTGGTGCTCGGCCTTCTGGTGCTCGGGTTCGCTGGTCTGCTGCAGGCGCGCCTGCCCGCCTACCGCTCGCCACTGGCGTTCTGGAGCGACACCGCCGCCAAGGCGCCGGACAAGCCCCGCCCGAACTATAACCTGGCCGTGGTCCAGATGCGCCAGGGCCGACTGGAGAAGGCGGTCGCCGGCTTCCGGCGGGTGCTGGCGCTGGAGCCGGGCAACACGGACGCCCTGCTGCAGCTGGGCGACATCGCGCGCGATCGGGGCGACTACGCCGCCGCCCAAGGCCTCTACGAACAAGTGCTGCGCCGTCAGCCCAAGTCCGGCGTCGTCGCCAACCGCATGGCCTACCTGGCCATTCAGACCGGCCGGTACGACGAGGCATTCGCCCTGCTGGCGCAGTTCCCCCAGGTGTCGAAGGACGCCGGGTACTACCTCAACCTCGCCATCTATTTCTCCCGCACCGGGCAACTGGACCGCGCGGCGGCCATGTACCGCCAAGTCCTGGAGCTGGAACCCCACAACCCCGTGGCCTGGACCAATCTGGGCAACGTCTATCAGCGCAGTGGGCGGCCCACCCAAGCCGGCGAATGCTATCGGCGGGCGCTGTCGCTGGAACCCAACTACCACCTGGCGCATTTCAACCTGGCGTTGCTCTGCGCCCGCCTCGGCGAACTCGATCGCGCGCAGGCCTCGCTGCGCACCGTGCTGGCGCTCAACCCCGGGTTCGCCGCAGCGGAGCTGGAACTGGGCAACGTGCTGGCGTCGGGCCGGCGGTACATCCAGGCCGAGGGGCACTATCGCCGGTTTCTGGAGAGACAGCCGAACCATGCCGAGGGCTGGCGCCGGCTGGGTCTTGTGCTCGATGAGTTGGGCCGGACCGACGAGGCGGCGCAATGCCGCAAGCGGGCCGAGCGGCTGGACGGGCCGTCCCCGGCCCGTTGA
- a CDS encoding DUF3857 domain-containing transglutaminase family protein, with product MRRFIALLVLAAAAGWALAGDRLAELSRKADQYKGKQDYVHLYNDADVRVHPNGMSHRVERSAVKVLSTAGCREFQTLSFFYDPLTMGIRVTSAAVIRPDGTRREVPLDAVRSYPQPARAIFWPNVRVSIPYGLLAEGDVVTLELEKKGFSYALLAEALDDTRFAPPMEGHFYDIVEMQADHPVLSTRYAVEVPAGKPIQYRVYGGTLAPAAEFTDTGMRYIFSREDVEPLKREPAMVASSDVALKLLVSTTVRWEDKSEWFYGVNENFSFKVLPEIKAKVDELVKGCRTDEEKIDVLNHWVAHYIRYSGLSMGEGEGYTLHPSDMIFRDRSGVCKDKASLLVTFLRAAGFEAYPAMTMAGARIDNFPADFFNHSVVALRQGDGTFRMLDPTWVPWVREQWSSAEQEQQYLVGYKEGQPLRTTPYSPPENHYYDLAVTGAIADDGTFTGRLTVKAEGQTDAMMRRATRANHRPETEAYFTRILKGLYPDVTITALAYSDPNDIAKPMEAAIDCVIPRYALRGGDGWRLRSPALTYARRDPINNELDMRFPDTDTREYGFRSRCTKLYRITESLEFPRAIAADRSVLAPEKRCGGEFAELALAASADGATLRRQTTLSLKKRIYPAAAWKEYKDAIGAFQDAESRYVIVRY from the coding sequence ATGCGGCGATTCATCGCGCTCCTGGTGCTGGCGGCCGCCGCCGGCTGGGCGCTGGCCGGCGATCGACTGGCCGAGCTGTCCCGCAAGGCGGACCAGTACAAGGGCAAGCAGGATTACGTGCATCTCTACAACGACGCCGACGTCCGGGTGCACCCCAACGGCATGAGCCACCGCGTCGAGCGCTCGGCGGTCAAGGTACTTTCGACGGCGGGCTGCCGGGAGTTTCAGACGCTGAGTTTCTTCTACGACCCGCTGACCATGGGCATCCGGGTGACGAGCGCCGCCGTGATCCGCCCCGACGGCACCCGCCGTGAGGTGCCCCTGGACGCGGTCCGGAGCTATCCCCAGCCGGCGCGGGCCATCTTCTGGCCCAACGTCCGCGTGTCGATTCCCTACGGCCTGCTGGCCGAAGGCGACGTCGTCACCTTGGAGCTGGAGAAGAAGGGCTTCTCCTACGCCCTCCTGGCGGAGGCGCTGGACGACACGCGGTTCGCGCCGCCCATGGAAGGCCATTTCTACGACATCGTCGAGATGCAGGCCGACCACCCGGTGCTCAGCACCCGGTACGCCGTGGAGGTGCCGGCGGGCAAGCCGATCCAGTACCGCGTCTACGGCGGCACGCTGGCGCCGGCCGCCGAGTTCACCGACACCGGCATGCGTTACATCTTCAGCCGCGAGGATGTCGAACCGCTGAAACGAGAGCCGGCCATGGTCGCCTCCTCCGACGTGGCCCTCAAGCTGCTCGTCTCCACGACGGTGCGCTGGGAGGACAAATCGGAGTGGTTTTATGGCGTCAACGAGAACTTCAGCTTCAAGGTGCTGCCCGAGATCAAGGCCAAGGTGGACGAGCTGGTCAAGGGCTGCCGCACCGACGAGGAGAAGATCGACGTCCTGAACCACTGGGTGGCCCACTACATCCGGTATTCCGGGCTGTCCATGGGCGAGGGCGAGGGGTACACCCTCCACCCCTCCGACATGATCTTCCGCGACCGGAGCGGCGTGTGCAAGGACAAGGCCAGCCTCCTGGTCACGTTCCTCCGCGCCGCCGGCTTCGAGGCGTATCCGGCCATGACCATGGCCGGCGCCCGGATCGACAACTTCCCCGCCGACTTCTTCAACCACAGCGTCGTGGCGCTGCGCCAGGGCGACGGCACCTTCCGGATGCTGGATCCGACCTGGGTGCCCTGGGTGCGCGAACAGTGGTCATCGGCCGAGCAGGAGCAGCAGTACCTCGTGGGCTATAAGGAGGGCCAGCCTCTCAGAACCACTCCGTACTCACCGCCGGAAAACCACTACTACGACCTGGCGGTGACGGGGGCCATCGCCGATGACGGTACCTTCACCGGCCGGCTGACCGTCAAAGCGGAAGGGCAGACCGACGCGATGATGCGGCGCGCCACCCGCGCCAACCACCGCCCGGAGACCGAGGCGTACTTCACCCGCATCCTCAAGGGCCTCTATCCCGACGTCACGATCACCGCCCTCGCGTACAGCGACCCCAACGACATCGCCAAGCCCATGGAAGCGGCCATCGACTGCGTCATCCCGCGCTACGCTCTGCGGGGCGGCGATGGCTGGCGGTTGCGCTCCCCGGCGCTGACCTACGCCCGCCGCGACCCCATCAACAACGAGCTCGACATGCGCTTCCCCGACACCGACACCCGGGAGTACGGGTTCCGGAGCCGCTGCACGAAGCTGTACCGGATCACCGAGAGTTTGGAGTTCCCCCGCGCCATCGCCGCCGACCGATCGGTGCTGGCGCCGGAGAAGCGTTGCGGCGGTGAATTCGCCGAACTGGCGCTCGCCGCATCCGCCGACGGCGCGACGTTGCGGCGCCAGACCACCCTGTCGCTGAAGAAACGGATCTACCCGGCCGCCGCCTGGAAGGAGTACAAGGACGCCATCGGCGCCTTCCAGGACGCGGAGAGCCGGTACGTGATCGTCCGCTACTAA